A section of the Flavobacterium sp. CG_23.5 genome encodes:
- a CDS encoding YoaK family protein: protein MFRHQGKNRTFIHNLRLATLLSFVAGIVNVTGVLSIKTLTTNVTGHFAYFAEEVMKHNYSAAITFFVFTIFFLIGSFTSNFLAELISKKHPDLSHVIPISLEIIVLIAVGVFGGESQLSSLAGKWIAFSMLFAMGIQNSLVTKISQSTVRTTHLTGLFTDLGIELSQLFFYKKPEETKKLKTSIYLRLSIIIFFFLGCFSGGFMYLFLEMKTLFLAAFFLLVALLYDYIRLQFHVIKRKTFHHKMN from the coding sequence ATGTTTCGTCATCAAGGAAAAAACAGAACTTTTATTCACAATCTTCGTTTGGCCACTTTATTGTCGTTTGTAGCTGGAATTGTTAATGTTACGGGTGTTTTGTCCATAAAAACATTAACCACAAATGTTACGGGTCATTTCGCCTATTTTGCGGAAGAGGTTATGAAACATAATTACTCCGCCGCCATTACATTTTTTGTTTTTACCATTTTCTTTTTGATAGGTTCTTTTACTTCGAATTTTTTGGCAGAATTAATTTCGAAAAAGCACCCTGATTTATCTCATGTCATTCCCATATCATTAGAAATAATTGTATTGATTGCTGTTGGCGTTTTCGGAGGAGAATCGCAATTATCTTCATTGGCGGGAAAATGGATTGCTTTTTCTATGCTTTTCGCCATGGGTATCCAAAATTCTTTGGTAACAAAAATTTCCCAATCTACAGTCAGAACAACGCATTTGACTGGACTTTTTACGGATCTTGGAATAGAATTATCACAACTTTTTTTTTACAAAAAGCCGGAAGAAACTAAAAAATTAAAAACTAGTATTTACTTACGATTATCGATTATAATTTTCTTCTTTCTAGGATGTTTTTCCGGAGGCTTTATGTATCTTTTTTTGGAAATGAAAACACTTTTTTTAGCAGCATTTTTTCTTTTGGTGGCACTTTTATATGATTATATCCGACTTCAATTTCATGTGATCAAAAGAAAAACCTTCCATCATAAAATGAATTAG
- a CDS encoding Na+/H+ antiporter NhaC family protein: MTIFSKKRGNPYALIPLFVFIFTFLGAGIVLHDFYAFPSPVAVLIGIIAAFILFKSSTDEKVTTLIAGCGESKIMTMCLIYLLAGAFAVVSKAMGGVDAVVNLGISTVDAAYFPLGIFLIASFLSTATGTSVGAIVALGPIAVTLADKSGASLPLISGALLGGSMFGDNLSMISDTTIAATQSLGCELKDKFKINLFIAFPAAVITIILFFYLGLKSDIVSVDLPITSFEWIPIIPYIVVIFLALFGINVFSTLIIGTILAGIIGYIGESFTVLEFIQKIYEGFISMTDIFLLSMLTGGLAAMVEKAGGIDYLLHQIKRRIKSKKSAQAGIGALVGFANLAIANNTVSIVITGPIAKEINDEYDLNPKKTAAILDIFSCVVQGVLPYGAQVLLILSFAKGKIDFFDLISNAWYHLFLLSFTLLAIYSSNWDKWVDKNFKV, encoded by the coding sequence ATGACTATTTTTTCGAAAAAAAGAGGAAATCCGTACGCTTTGATTCCGTTATTTGTTTTTATTTTTACTTTTTTGGGTGCTGGAATTGTTTTACATGATTTTTACGCATTTCCATCTCCAGTTGCCGTTTTAATTGGAATTATAGCAGCTTTTATATTATTCAAGTCTTCCACTGATGAAAAAGTAACAACCTTAATTGCGGGTTGCGGTGAAAGTAAAATTATGACCATGTGCTTGATTTATTTGCTTGCTGGTGCATTTGCAGTTGTGAGTAAAGCGATGGGCGGTGTTGATGCCGTTGTTAATTTAGGAATCAGCACTGTAGATGCCGCTTATTTTCCATTAGGAATCTTTCTGATTGCAAGTTTTTTGTCAACTGCCACTGGAACTTCTGTAGGTGCAATTGTTGCCCTAGGACCTATAGCCGTGACATTAGCAGATAAAAGTGGTGCTTCTTTACCGCTTATTTCTGGTGCTTTATTGGGTGGTTCTATGTTTGGTGACAACCTTTCGATGATCTCGGACACAACCATTGCCGCAACACAATCGCTCGGCTGTGAATTAAAAGACAAATTTAAAATCAATTTGTTTATTGCGTTTCCTGCCGCAGTGATTACAATTATTTTATTCTTTTATCTAGGTCTAAAATCAGATATAGTGTCGGTTGACCTCCCAATAACTAGTTTTGAATGGATTCCTATTATTCCTTATATCGTGGTAATATTTTTGGCTTTGTTTGGAATAAATGTTTTTTCGACTTTAATTATTGGAACTATTTTAGCGGGTATCATAGGTTATATTGGAGAGTCTTTTACCGTATTGGAGTTTATCCAAAAAATATATGAAGGTTTTATCAGTATGACTGATATCTTTTTGTTATCGATGCTGACGGGCGGTTTAGCCGCGATGGTGGAGAAAGCGGGCGGAATTGATTATCTATTACATCAAATAAAAAGACGGATCAAAAGTAAAAAATCGGCACAGGCAGGAATCGGTGCATTGGTGGGTTTTGCTAATTTGGCAATAGCCAATAACACCGTTTCAATTGTAATTACCGGACCTATTGCAAAGGAGATTAATGACGAATATGATTTGAATCCCAAAAAGACAGCCGCTATTTTAGATATCTTTTCTTGCGTTGTTCAGGGGGTTTTACCTTATGGCGCACAAGTCTTGTTAATTTTAAGTTTTGCTAAGGGCAAAATAGACTTTTTTGATTTAATCAGTAATGCGTGGTACCATCTATTTTTATTAAGCTTTACTTTACTGGCAATTTACAGTTCGAATTGGGATAAATGGGTTGATAAAAATTTTAAAGTATAA
- the fabG gene encoding 3-oxoacyl-[acyl-carrier-protein] reductase, producing MKLLEGKVVIITGASRGIGKGIAEVFAKNGANVAFTYSSSVESALALENELNALGIKAKGYQSNAADFNEAQTMVDAVIAEFGTVDVLINNAGITKDNLLMRMSEADFDQVIDVNLKSVFNMTKAIQRTFLKQRSGSIINMSSVVGVKGNAGQTNYAASKAGVIGFTKSVALELGSRNIRCNAIAPGFIETEMTAKLSDDVVQGWRDGIPLKRGGTTEDVANACLFFASDMSAYVTGQVMNVCGGMLT from the coding sequence ATGAAATTACTAGAAGGAAAAGTTGTTATAATTACTGGCGCAAGTCGAGGAATTGGTAAAGGAATTGCAGAGGTTTTTGCGAAAAATGGTGCAAATGTTGCTTTTACGTACAGTTCATCTGTTGAATCAGCTTTAGCTCTGGAAAATGAATTGAACGCTCTTGGAATTAAAGCTAAAGGATATCAATCTAACGCTGCTGATTTTAACGAAGCGCAAACTATGGTTGACGCAGTAATTGCCGAATTCGGAACTGTTGATGTTTTAATTAATAACGCTGGGATTACCAAAGATAATTTACTGATGCGTATGTCTGAAGCCGATTTTGATCAAGTAATTGATGTCAATTTGAAATCAGTTTTTAATATGACTAAGGCCATTCAAAGAACTTTCTTGAAACAACGTTCAGGATCTATTATTAATATGAGTTCTGTAGTAGGAGTGAAGGGTAATGCGGGGCAGACCAATTATGCGGCATCGAAAGCAGGTGTTATTGGATTTACAAAATCAGTTGCATTAGAATTAGGTTCTCGTAATATTCGTTGCAACGCGATTGCACCAGGATTTATTGAAACAGAAATGACCGCTAAATTAAGTGATGATGTGGTACAAGGATGGAGAGACGGAATTCCATTGAAACGTGGAGGTACAACTGAAGATGTTGCTAACGCTTGTCTTTTCTTTGCTTCGGATATGAGTGCGTATGTAACAGGTCAAGTTATGAACGTTTGTGGAGGAATGCTTACTTAG
- a CDS encoding thioredoxin family protein: protein MKKTMLLMLLFTVALGYSQDWKTNFDVSKKEATNENKNILLVFSGSDWCGPCIKLERDIWKSGEFIAYAKNNLILERADFPKKKQNQLAVEIKKQNQSLAEKYNKDGMFPLVLLLDKNGKVLGKLGYKNVSSKEYIGLLQSFVK, encoded by the coding sequence ATGAAAAAGACAATGTTATTGATGTTACTTTTTACAGTAGCACTGGGTTATTCACAAGACTGGAAAACCAATTTTGACGTTTCAAAAAAAGAAGCTACAAATGAGAATAAGAATATTTTACTCGTTTTTTCAGGTTCTGATTGGTGCGGACCTTGTATTAAATTAGAACGAGATATATGGAAATCTGGAGAGTTTATAGCGTATGCAAAAAACAATTTGATATTAGAGCGCGCTGATTTTCCGAAGAAAAAGCAAAATCAACTAGCTGTGGAAATAAAAAAACAAAACCAAAGCCTTGCTGAAAAATATAATAAAGATGGTATGTTTCCATTAGTTTTACTTCTCGATAAAAATGGGAAAGTACTTGGAAAATTGGGTTATAAAAACGTGTCTTCAAAGGAATATATTGGCTTGCTTCAATCATTTGTAAAATAA
- the sucD gene encoding succinate--CoA ligase subunit alpha produces the protein MSVLVNKDSKIIVQGFTGSEGTFHASQMIEYGTNVVGGVTPGKGGTTHLDRPVFNTVKDAVEQAGADTTIIFVPPAFAADAIMEAADAGIKVIIAITEGIPVADMIKANSYVKERKARLIGPNCPGIITPGEAKVGIMPGFVFKKGTVGIVSKSGTLTYEAADQVVKQGLGITTAIGIGGDPIIGTTTKEAVELLMNDPETECIVMIGEIGGQLEADAAHWIKADGNRKPVVGFIAGVTAPAGRTMGHAGAIVGGSDDTAEAKKQIMRECGIHVVDSPAEIGKKVKEVLG, from the coding sequence ATGAGTGTTTTAGTTAATAAAGATTCCAAAATAATTGTTCAAGGATTTACAGGAAGTGAAGGAACTTTCCATGCTTCTCAAATGATTGAGTACGGAACAAATGTTGTAGGTGGTGTAACTCCAGGAAAAGGGGGGACCACTCATTTAGATCGTCCTGTTTTTAATACTGTAAAAGACGCTGTGGAACAAGCAGGAGCAGACACAACTATTATTTTTGTACCACCAGCTTTTGCTGCTGATGCAATAATGGAAGCTGCTGATGCTGGAATTAAAGTAATTATTGCAATTACTGAAGGAATTCCTGTAGCTGATATGATTAAAGCTAATAGTTATGTTAAAGAAAGAAAGGCAAGATTAATTGGTCCTAACTGTCCTGGAATAATTACTCCAGGTGAAGCAAAAGTAGGTATTATGCCAGGTTTTGTTTTCAAAAAAGGTACTGTTGGAATTGTTTCTAAATCAGGAACATTAACGTACGAGGCTGCAGACCAAGTAGTAAAACAAGGTTTAGGAATTACTACTGCTATTGGTATTGGTGGAGATCCAATCATTGGAACAACTACAAAAGAAGCAGTTGAATTATTGATGAATGATCCAGAAACAGAATGTATCGTAATGATTGGTGAAATTGGTGGACAATTAGAAGCTGATGCTGCTCATTGGATCAAAGCTGATGGTAACCGTAAACCAGTTGTAGGTTTCATTGCAGGAGTTACCGCTCCAGCAGGACGAACAATGGGACATGCAGGTGCAATCGTTGGTGGTTCTGACGATACAGCCGAAGCTAAAAAACAAATCATGAGAGAATGTGGTATTCATGTAGTGGATTCACCAGCTGAAATTGGTAAAAAAGTTAAAGAAGTTTTAGGATAA
- a CDS encoding DUF4266 domain-containing protein yields the protein MNKIVLFVILIVVMQSCVAVKEYDKQFINDPDMKLSAKTAERYETTFQVYREAAAGANGGKTGGGCGCN from the coding sequence ATGAATAAAATAGTGCTTTTTGTAATTCTAATTGTTGTGATGCAATCTTGTGTAGCGGTAAAAGAATATGATAAACAATTTATCAATGATCCAGACATGAAATTAAGTGCAAAAACGGCAGAACGATACGAAACTACATTTCAAGTCTATCGGGAAGCTGCCGCTGGAGCAAATGGAGGAAAAACGGGTGGAGGTTGTGGTTGTAATTAA
- a CDS encoding FAD:protein FMN transferase: MRLFIFIPFFFTVALASAQVTQKRTLSMLGSPFEMTVVAKDIPEADLYIDMSVAEVSRIENLISDWIPTTPISQVNKYAGIKPVEVPQEVLDLVERSIRISELTSGAFDISYASMDKIWKFDGSMTQMPTPEAIKNSVSKVGYKNIIIDKKNSTIFLKNEGMKLGLGGIGQGFIADKIKALLTSKGVVAGIVNISGDINTWGKQTNGEKWKVGIKNPLNKNKIFATFPLVDSAVETSGSYEKYVTFNGKRYSHIIDTRTGYPASGVISVSVFAKTTEFADALATGIFVLGVDVGLDLVNQLPGIGCIYVDENGKIFASKNIDLKKYKNE; the protein is encoded by the coding sequence ATGAGATTATTTATTTTCATCCCTTTCTTTTTTACAGTTGCATTAGCTTCAGCTCAGGTAACCCAAAAAAGAACTTTATCGATGTTAGGAAGTCCTTTTGAGATGACTGTGGTTGCTAAAGATATTCCTGAAGCCGATTTATATATTGATATGTCCGTCGCTGAAGTATCTCGTATTGAAAATCTAATATCCGATTGGATTCCTACGACTCCCATTTCACAGGTAAATAAATATGCTGGAATAAAGCCTGTTGAAGTTCCTCAGGAAGTTTTGGATTTAGTAGAACGGTCGATAAGAATATCCGAATTAACATCCGGTGCTTTTGATATCAGCTACGCTTCTATGGATAAAATTTGGAAATTTGACGGAAGTATGACTCAAATGCCAACTCCGGAAGCAATTAAGAATTCTGTTTCGAAAGTTGGATACAAAAATATAATTATAGACAAAAAGAACAGCACCATTTTTCTGAAAAACGAAGGAATGAAATTAGGTTTGGGAGGAATTGGACAAGGATTTATAGCAGATAAAATTAAAGCTTTACTCACTTCCAAAGGTGTTGTAGCCGGAATTGTAAACATATCTGGAGACATTAACACTTGGGGAAAACAGACTAATGGTGAAAAATGGAAAGTGGGTATTAAAAATCCATTGAATAAGAACAAGATATTTGCTACATTTCCTTTGGTAGATAGTGCTGTAGAAACCTCGGGGAGTTATGAAAAATATGTAACTTTCAATGGAAAAAGATATTCGCATATTATAGACACGAGAACCGGTTATCCTGCTTCGGGTGTTATAAGTGTGTCGGTTTTTGCAAAGACCACGGAATTTGCTGATGCCTTAGCAACGGGTATTTTTGTACTGGGAGTTGATGTTGGCTTAGATTTAGTGAATCAATTGCCAGGAATTGGATGTATTTATGTTGACGAAAACGGAAAAATCTTTGCCTCAAAAAATATAGATTTAAAAAAATATAAAAATGAATAA
- a CDS encoding DUF3570 domain-containing protein, whose translation MKKVLYTIVLLMNVVANAQTQDTTTTFKKRVLENTEVDFLFSYYKQDGVHSAVGGGLGSEKLTDIASNIVVAVPLNEDDVLTFDVGISAYTSASSSNINPFNASGASGGGGDDKQWNNKATAASGPYGTPWQASSGASGNDELASIVTNYSHSSDNRNTIWTADVSFSNEYDYTSVGFGGGLTKLFNEKNTEIGLKVNAYLDQWRPIYPTELHEYSKYGSNFQNQAYFSGVTVLDQNGNPSNGYLPSAFTIYNAKNRNSYSASLSFSQILSKRIQMSVFMDVLKQEGLLGTPYQRIYFADKSNYYIGQVQYIPVYETAENKGVYRLADDIERLPNTHFKIPIGARVNFYINEYIVAKTYYRYYEDNWGIRAHTASIEVPIKISQKLTAYPMYRYYIQTASDYFAPFEKHISTEKYYTSDYDLSAFNANQYGFGVSYLDILTGSKIWKFGLKNIDFRYNRYVRSDGLNATILSLGFKFVMQ comes from the coding sequence ATGAAAAAAGTACTATATACGATTGTTTTATTAATGAATGTTGTAGCCAACGCTCAAACACAAGATACTACAACAACTTTTAAGAAAAGAGTCTTAGAAAATACGGAAGTTGATTTTTTATTCAGTTATTATAAACAAGATGGTGTACATTCTGCCGTAGGTGGTGGTTTAGGTTCTGAAAAACTGACTGATATCGCTTCGAATATAGTTGTAGCTGTGCCCTTAAACGAAGATGATGTTTTGACTTTTGATGTTGGGATTTCAGCCTATACTTCTGCATCATCAAGTAATATCAATCCGTTTAATGCTAGCGGTGCATCAGGTGGCGGTGGAGATGATAAACAATGGAATAATAAAGCAACGGCAGCATCTGGACCTTATGGAACTCCATGGCAAGCTTCATCTGGTGCTTCAGGAAATGATGAATTAGCTTCAATAGTTACAAATTATAGCCATAGTTCAGATAACAGAAATACGATTTGGACTGCTGATGTTTCATTTTCAAATGAATATGATTATACTTCGGTTGGTTTCGGCGGTGGATTGACAAAATTATTCAATGAAAAAAATACTGAAATTGGTCTAAAAGTCAATGCTTATTTAGATCAGTGGAGACCAATTTATCCAACAGAATTGCATGAATATTCAAAATATGGCAGTAATTTCCAGAATCAAGCTTATTTTTCGGGTGTCACTGTTTTAGATCAAAATGGAAATCCATCTAATGGGTATTTACCTTCGGCTTTTACAATTTATAATGCAAAAAACAGAAATTCCTATTCTGCTTCGTTATCCTTTTCGCAAATTCTTTCGAAAAGAATCCAAATGTCAGTATTTATGGATGTTCTTAAGCAAGAAGGTTTGTTAGGCACTCCTTACCAAAGAATTTATTTTGCAGATAAATCAAATTATTACATAGGACAAGTGCAATATATTCCTGTCTATGAAACTGCAGAAAACAAGGGGGTTTATAGACTAGCGGATGATATTGAACGATTGCCAAATACGCATTTTAAAATACCAATAGGCGCCAGAGTAAATTTTTACATAAATGAATATATCGTTGCCAAAACCTATTATCGATATTATGAGGATAATTGGGGGATTCGCGCGCACACCGCCTCGATTGAAGTACCAATAAAAATTAGTCAAAAATTGACAGCTTACCCTATGTATAGGTACTATATACAGACTGCTTCTGATTATTTTGCGCCTTTTGAAAAGCATATTTCTACGGAGAAATATTACACTTCTGATTATGATTTGTCTGCATTCAATGCCAATCAATATGGTTTTGGAGTAAGCTATTTAGATATATTGACCGGTTCTAAAATATGGAAATTTGGATTAAAAAATATTGATTTCAGATACAATCGTTATGTAAGAAGTGATGGCTTGAATGCTACTATTTTATCTTTAGGTTTTAAATTTGTGATGCAATAA
- a CDS encoding LTA synthase family protein: MTLSKKFSPFYNLLIFYIIVSIVLRIFLVFHPITQSSFVFIDIVKIFTLGLLSDFFVFVLVSGFLWLYLIFISNSKYLNPTGYIIFGLLVALLLYVSFGNTILNEYGGALPAIGITFIAIKTILFGLLLFLPKYRNKIRFWLFTFVIFLYVILILQNGISEYFFWNEFGVKYNFIAVNYLVYTNEVIGNIMESYPVIPLFSGLFIIAALVTYLIVKRSKNYIESIPAFVDKIKISGIYLTLFGLSFLAIPFLAARENSQNIFANELEANGIYRFYLAFVNSELDYFKFYKTMPNNEVYVQLHEQIPGTSEESTLRQIKSEAAENHKNVVLITIESYSADFMKVYGNEQNLTPFLDNLATKSLQFTNFYAVGNRTVRGLEAVTLCFPPTAGESVVKRVDNKNKFSTGSIFKQKGYNVKFMYGGDAFFDNMEDFFAGNGYGIVDKKAFTPEEITFANIWGACDEDMYNKAIKVMNNEAKENKPFFNHIMTVSNHRPFTYPNNKIDIPGDAKSRDGGVKYTDFAMKNFFAMASKQPWFANTVFVILADHCASSAGKTELPIEKYRIPAMIYSPGYIQPQKYTNLMSQIDIMPTLFGLLNFSYQSKFYGQDVLKSDYKPRAFIATYQDLGLIKDNVLTIISPKQKVKQFQLTLKKDQKTAPDFQIYYDQNPIIKERTDLVKETISYYQTASDILKKKKYQKVN; encoded by the coding sequence ATGACGCTTTCGAAAAAATTTTCTCCTTTTTACAACCTTTTAATTTTTTACATTATTGTCAGTATAGTTTTAAGGATTTTTTTAGTATTTCATCCCATCACTCAAAGTTCATTTGTTTTTATTGATATCGTAAAAATATTCACGTTAGGATTACTTTCGGATTTTTTTGTTTTCGTTCTTGTCAGTGGTTTTCTTTGGCTGTATCTTATTTTTATTTCCAATTCCAAATATCTAAATCCAACCGGATATATTATTTTCGGCTTGCTAGTGGCTTTGTTATTGTACGTTTCTTTTGGAAACACTATTCTTAATGAATATGGAGGTGCCTTACCTGCCATTGGAATAACTTTTATCGCTATTAAAACTATTTTATTTGGGTTGTTGCTTTTTCTACCAAAATATAGAAATAAAATCCGATTCTGGTTGTTCACCTTTGTCATTTTCCTTTATGTCATTCTAATTTTGCAAAATGGTATCAGCGAATACTTTTTTTGGAACGAATTTGGCGTAAAATACAATTTCATAGCGGTTAACTATTTGGTTTACACCAATGAAGTAATTGGGAATATTATGGAATCTTATCCCGTTATTCCATTGTTTTCAGGATTGTTTATTATTGCGGCATTGGTAACATATCTTATCGTAAAAAGATCAAAAAATTATATCGAAAGTATTCCGGCATTTGTTGATAAAATTAAAATTTCCGGAATTTACCTTACGCTTTTTGGTCTTTCTTTCTTGGCAATTCCTTTTTTAGCTGCCAGAGAGAACTCTCAAAATATTTTTGCAAATGAATTAGAAGCAAATGGTATTTATAGGTTTTACTTGGCTTTTGTAAATAGTGAATTGGATTATTTTAAATTTTACAAAACAATGCCAAATAATGAGGTGTATGTCCAATTACATGAGCAAATACCTGGAACTTCAGAGGAGAGCACTTTGAGACAAATAAAAAGTGAAGCTGCGGAAAATCATAAGAACGTGGTATTAATTACAATCGAAAGCTATAGTGCCGATTTTATGAAAGTGTATGGAAATGAGCAAAACCTTACTCCTTTTCTTGACAATCTTGCGACCAAAAGTTTACAGTTTACCAATTTTTACGCAGTTGGAAATCGAACAGTGCGAGGTCTTGAGGCAGTGACCTTGTGTTTTCCTCCTACGGCCGGGGAAAGTGTGGTAAAACGAGTTGATAATAAAAACAAATTTTCAACAGGAAGTATTTTTAAACAAAAAGGATATAATGTAAAATTTATGTACGGAGGAGATGCCTTTTTTGACAACATGGAAGATTTCTTTGCTGGAAATGGTTACGGAATTGTGGACAAAAAAGCATTCACGCCAGAAGAAATTACTTTTGCTAACATTTGGGGTGCATGTGACGAAGATATGTACAACAAAGCCATCAAGGTGATGAACAATGAAGCGAAAGAAAACAAACCGTTTTTTAATCATATCATGACGGTGAGTAATCACAGGCCCTTTACCTATCCTAACAATAAAATAGATATTCCCGGAGATGCAAAATCCCGAGATGGCGGAGTAAAATACACTGACTTTGCAATGAAGAACTTCTTTGCCATGGCAAGTAAACAACCTTGGTTTGCCAATACCGTATTTGTGATTTTAGCCGATCATTGCGCTTCAAGTGCAGGAAAGACGGAACTGCCAATTGAAAAATATAGAATCCCGGCAATGATTTACAGTCCAGGTTACATTCAACCTCAAAAATATACCAACTTAATGTCGCAAATAGATATAATGCCTACCTTATTTGGATTGTTGAATTTTAGTTACCAAAGTAAATTTTATGGTCAGGATGTTTTGAAGTCAGATTATAAACCCAGAGCGTTTATCGCCACTTATCAGGATTTAGGTTTAATAAAAGATAATGTATTAACTATTATTTCACCTAAACAAAAAGTCAAACAATTTCAATTGACGTTGAAAAAAGATCAAAAAACAGCACCTGATTTTCAAATCTATTACGACCAAAATCCTATTATTAAAGAAAGAACCGATTTAGTAAAGGAAACGATTTCTTACTATCAAACGGCTTCGGATATATTGAAGAAAAAGAAATATCAGAAAGTGAATTAA
- a CDS encoding ubiquinol-cytochrome c reductase iron-sulfur subunit, producing the protein MNRKDFFAKVGFGAAAALLPACIAGIASSCSNDSSSTSTPVPAPASVDFILDVSTGSLNANGGFLVTNGIVVARTNLGTFIAVSASCTHEGTNVNYNVSNNNFVCPNHNAKFSSTGVVTQGPASTNLKQYNTSLTGNTLRVYS; encoded by the coding sequence ATGAATAGGAAAGATTTTTTTGCAAAAGTAGGTTTTGGAGCTGCAGCCGCATTGTTACCTGCTTGTATAGCTGGTATTGCCTCAAGTTGTTCGAATGATAGTTCTTCTACTTCCACACCAGTTCCTGCTCCAGCTAGCGTAGATTTTATACTTGATGTGAGTACAGGTTCCTTAAATGCAAATGGGGGTTTTCTAGTTACAAATGGTATCGTCGTTGCCAGAACAAATTTGGGAACTTTTATAGCTGTATCCGCTTCTTGCACACATGAAGGGACTAACGTAAATTATAATGTTTCAAATAATAATTTTGTTTGTCCAAATCATAACGCAAAATTTAGTAGCACTGGTGTCGTTACGCAAGGTCCAGCAAGCACTAATTTAAAACAATACAACACTTCTTTAACGGGAAATACTCTTAGAGTATATTCATAA
- a CDS encoding zinc dependent phospholipase C family protein: protein MKNFKIRPTLIVLSAISITFFLLSWGIVGHERINNAAVMALPKPLQTFFYNHIDFITQESTVPDLRKSVLSDKAENPRHYFDMENFGAVETFPKTMEEAKAKYDDKFLSNNGTLPWYIQDMMVKLTKAFKEKRKTEILFIAADLGHYIGDAHMPLHTSANHDGQNTNQKGIHSLWESRLPELFVKDYKFNVEQGKYIENVDKATWDIILDTHSLVEPLLAIDKKLRTATPENKMYVMDEAGKVVKNKYGGVLYSDEYAGKLHTELNGMVEKQMKKAITATASFWYTAWVNAGKPDLSNLDTAALTKRNKKGLKKDLKSFHKGDLFGLVNEKE, encoded by the coding sequence ATGAAAAATTTTAAAATTAGACCTACACTTATTGTCTTATCTGCAATAAGTATTACTTTTTTTCTTTTATCATGGGGAATTGTCGGACATGAACGAATCAATAATGCAGCGGTAATGGCACTTCCAAAACCATTACAGACTTTTTTTTATAATCATATCGATTTTATAACGCAAGAATCAACTGTTCCGGATTTAAGAAAATCTGTTTTGAGTGATAAAGCTGAAAATCCCCGTCATTATTTTGATATGGAGAATTTTGGTGCTGTAGAAACTTTTCCTAAAACTATGGAAGAAGCTAAAGCAAAGTACGATGATAAATTTTTATCTAATAATGGAACACTACCTTGGTACATTCAGGATATGATGGTTAAATTGACTAAGGCTTTCAAAGAAAAAAGAAAAACAGAAATTTTATTTATTGCCGCTGACCTCGGGCATTATATAGGAGATGCACATATGCCATTGCATACCTCTGCTAATCATGATGGTCAAAACACCAACCAAAAAGGGATTCATTCTTTGTGGGAAAGTCGCTTACCCGAATTATTTGTTAAAGATTATAAATTCAATGTAGAACAAGGTAAATATATCGAGAATGTGGATAAAGCAACATGGGATATAATTCTTGACACGCATAGTTTAGTGGAACCTTTATTGGCCATTGACAAGAAATTAAGAACAGCGACTCCTGAGAATAAAATGTACGTGATGGATGAAGCTGGAAAGGTTGTTAAGAACAAATATGGCGGAGTACTTTATTCTGATGAATATGCGGGTAAATTGCACACCGAATTGAACGGAATGGTCGAAAAACAAATGAAAAAAGCGATTACTGCAACAGCTAGTTTTTGGTACACGGCATGGGTAAATGCAGGTAAACCAGATTTAAGCAATCTTGATACTGCAGCGCTTACAAAACGAAATAAAAAAGGATTAAAGAAAGATTTAAAATCATTTCATAAAGGAGATCTTTTTGGCTTAGTGAATGAAAAAGAATAA